GTCTGTGCTCCAGACTTTTCTCTGCTTTCCCATGGTGATCTCCAGTCTGCTCGTCCCTCGCATCACAAGGGTCAGGTTCTGGAAGTCATCTCTGGAGCATTACCCCCCCAGCTGATCGCGAACCCATGGTTTGAGCTCTGGTTGATGCAAACCTAATCGGTTTGACAGGCTCTCCAAGAAGCAAGTGCAGGCTTCATTGGCGACTGCTGTTGTGCCTTCAATCTGACATCGTTCGATCAGCGCGAAGATGGGTTGAAGTCGTTCCTCATCACCAGCACGTACCCAAGGATCGACGACATCCAACAGCCGCATGAACAGCCAGGCTTCGCTTGGTGACCGTCCTTTTGATTTTCGTTCGTCATCTACTTCAAACTCTGGGATAAGTTGCAAGATCAAGAACTGCAGTTGTAGGGCGTCGATAACGGATGACATCCACGTCAGTGTAGAGGCTAAAAAACTCTTAACAGACGCACTTTAGGGCCTGTAGGCTAAGAGTTGAAATTGAAGGAAAAAGACGTATCTTTTTGTGCTGTGGCGCGAAGAAATCAGTGATGAACAATGGGAACGTCTTGAGCCGCTCTTGCCACCTCTGGTTGGTCTGGGGCGTCCATATCTGGCACACCGACCTATTGTCAGTGGCATCATCTGGGTCTTGCGCACAGGTGCGCCATGGCGTGATGTTCCAGAGCGATTCGGGAAGTGGACGACAGTGTCCAGTCGCTTTCGTCGCTGGACCGCGAAAGGTATTTGGCAGGCGGTCTGGGCAGCATTGCAGCACCAGGCTGACCTTTCAGGTCAGCTTGACTGGTCGAAGCACTTCGTCGATGGCACCGTCATTCGAGCGCATCAATGCGCTGCTGGCGCCCGTGGAGGTCAGGAAGGCGAAGCCCTGGGGCGGTCACGGGGTGGGTTCAGTACCAAGATCCACCTGCGAGCCGAAGGGCAGGGAAAGCCCATGGCGTTCCTCCTGAGTGCTGGAGAACGGCACGAGTCAAAGTTTTTGGTTCCTCTTCTGGAAACTGGAGCTGTCGTCCGCGCGGGACGCGGACGTCCTAGGATTCGCCCGGATCGCTTGGTGGGCGATAAAGGGTACAGCTACACCCCCATCCGGAAGTATCTGCA
The window above is part of the Deinococcus sp. Leaf326 genome. Proteins encoded here:
- a CDS encoding IS5 family transposase translates to MWREEISDEQWERLEPLLPPLVGLGRPYLAHRPIVSGIIWVLRTGAPWRDVPERFGKWTTVSSRFRRWTAKGIWQAVWAALQHQADLSGQLDWSKHFVDGTVIRAHQCAAGARGGQEGEALGRSRGGFSTKIHLRAEGQGKPMAFLLSAGERHESKFLVPLLETGAVVRAGRGRPRIRPDRLVGDKGYSYTPIRKYLHRRGIQVTIPRRKDQGADIYFDAALYRERNKVERLVNRFKHFRRIATRYDKRTVSYQGWLTIAAILLWL